The Leishmania panamensis strain MHOM/PA/94/PSC-1 chromosome 32 sequence genome window below encodes:
- a CDS encoding ribosomal protein L3, putative (TriTrypDB/GeneDB-style sysID: LpmP.32.3310) has protein sequence MSHCKFEHPRHGHLGFLPRKRSRQIRGRARAFPNDDATQKPHLTSFMVFKAGMTHIVRDVDRPGSKVNKKEVVEPVTILEAPPMVVVGIVGYRQTPVGLKTMGTVWAHHTSVEFRRRYYKNWKQSAQLAFSRQKQFANTKEGKIAEARMLHAFAKKASVIRVIAHTQLRKLRNHRVGVKKAHVQEIQINGGNVAAKIALAKSLLEKEVRVDSVFQQSEACDVCSVTKGHGTEGVVKRWGVACLPRKTHRGLRKVACIGAWHPARVMYTVARAGQHGYHHRTQLNKKIYQIGRTVAVEPNQATTTYDLTAKTITPMGGFVGYGTVRNDYVMLKGSVSGPRRRVMTLRRPMAPQTSRQLKEKIVLKFIDTSSKIGHGRFQTKKEKNQWFGPLKKDRIRREERLRKERAARAVERKAKAAKK, from the coding sequence ATGTCTCACTGCAAGTTCGAGCACCCCCGCCACGGCCATCTCGGCTTCCTTCCGCGCAAGCGCTCGCGCCAGATCCGcggccgcgcgcgcgcgttccCGAATGACGACGCGACGCAGAAGCCCCACCTCACGAGCTTCATGGTGTTCAAGGCCGGTATGACGCACATTGTGCGTGATGTTGACCGCCCTGGATCGAAGGTGAACaagaaggaggtggtggagccgGTGACGATCCTGGAGGCGCCGccgatggtggtggtcggcATTGTGGGCTACCGCCAGACCCCGGTGGGCCTGAAGACGATGGGCACCGTGTGGGCGCATCACACGAGCGTGGAgttccgccgccgctactACAAGAACTGGAAGCAGTCTGCGCAGCTTGCCTTCTCTCGCCAGAAGCAGTTCGCGAACACGAAAGAGGGCAAGATCGCCGAGGCGCGCATGCTGCACGCGTTCGCGAAGAAGGCGTCCGTCATCCGCGTGattgcgcacacgcagctgcgtAAGCTGCGCAACCACCGTGTGGGcgtgaagaaggcgcacgTGCAGGAGATACAGATCAACGGCGGCAACGTTGCGGCGAAGATCGCGCTGGCCAAGTccctgctggagaaggaggtgcgcgtgGACTCCGTGTTCCAGCAGTCGGAGGCGTGTGATGTGTGCTCCGTGACGAAGGGCCACGGTACGGAGGGTGTGGTGAAGCGCTGGGGCGTTGCCTGCCTGCCGCGCAAGACGCACCGCGGTCTGCGCAAAGTTGCGTGCATCGGCGCGTGGCACCCTGCCCGCGTCATGTACACCGTTGCGCGTGCCGGTCAGCACGGttaccaccaccgcacgcAGCTGAACAAGAAGATCTACCAGATCGGCCGCACTGTTGCTGTGGAGCCAAAccaggcgacgacgacgtacGATCTGACGGCCAAGACGATCACGCCCATGGGCGGCTTTGTCGGCTATGGAACGGTGCGCAACGATTACGTGATGCTGAAGGGCTCCGTGTCTGGCCCGCGCCGTCGTGTGATGACGTTGCGCCGCCCGATGGCGCCGCAGACGTCGCGccagctgaaggagaagatTGTGCTGAAGTTCATCGACACAAGCTCGAAGATCGGCCACGGTCGCTTCCAGacgaagaaggagaagaaccAGTGGTTCGGCCCGCTCAAGAAGGACCGCATCCGCCGCGAGGAGCGCCTGCGCAAGGAGCGCGCCGCCCGTGCCGTGGAGCGCAAGGCCAAGGCCGCGAAGAAGTAA